In Daphnia magna isolate NIES linkage group LG7, ASM2063170v1.1, whole genome shotgun sequence, a single genomic region encodes these proteins:
- the LOC123474399 gene encoding uncharacterized protein LOC123474399, which translates to MPQWKHNPPCKAHTILSQMFADGKIDPATTAKAAFSFHPEFAKFTMPVFYNNFRQLRQLHGLELKNSEKSSSSALSCLEDSANSSSTSSLIVSRKRLRDDQESDLNEEIEDLDSRIIHQNQPVLMAVYKDHSLAEIVYICVTLPSGVTDIRFTLDGTGPATTFATITYTWPQVMFDIEGFFASAI; encoded by the exons ATGCCGCAGTGGAAACACAATCCTCCGTGTAAAGCCCACACTATTCTTAGTCAAATGTTCGCAGACGGAAAAATTGATCCAGCAACCACTGCAAAAGCTGCATTCTCGTTTCACCCAGAATTTGCCAAGTTTACCATGCCGGTCTTTTACAACAACTTCAGGCAGCTTAGGCAATTGCATGGCCTCGAAT TAAAAAATTCCGAAAAAAGCTCATCGTCTGCCCTGAGTTGTTTGGAGGACTCGGCCAACTCTAGTAGTACCAGCTCTCTTATCGTTTCTCGCAAACGCCTCCGTGACGATCAAGAGTCTGACTTAAACGAGGAAATAGAAGATTTGGATAGCAGGATAATTCACCAGAACCAGCCGGTCCTGATGGCAGTTTATAAGGATCACTCATTAGCCGAGATAGTCTATATCTGTGTTACGCTTCCTAGTGGTGTCACTGATATCCGCTTCACTCTTGATGGCACTGGGCCCGCAACGACGTTTGCTACCATTACGTACACCTGGCCTCAAGTTATGTTCGACATTGAAGGTTTTTTTGCATctgccatttaa
- the LOC116921020 gene encoding ATP-dependent RNA helicase glh-2 gives MFHFILTLLMLALAVAMPYPEEEAPIIVSPEVLDAVAPVDELANPAAAPSELAEGEKVDERYRPNYGHQAGQLQSSTVYQQQSSSHQQQSSSLTMQQQLGHQNAGYHANNAAGGFGGSGYHTPGASAGYGQNINHGGTFGGNAGYGHSGYGNTGHGNTSHGSTGYGTGSGINTGYGSNAGYATNTGFGTNTGYGTNAGYGTNVGYGTNTGYGTNTGYGTNTGINTGYGNTGYGTNTGYGTNTGYNTGLYGNNVGGGHVAYGNSGYNSLSIESGYGSNYLGWREGQKSNGTVVAEPGVAPSVDSSPASGGEIDFANQQE, from the exons ATGTTTCACTTCATTTTAACG TTATTGATGTTGGCGTTGGCTGTTGCCATGCCGTACCCTGAAGAAGAGGCTCCCATTATTGTCTCACCGGAGGTATTGGATGCTGTGGCACCTGTGGACGAGCTGGCCAATCCAGCAGCCGCCCCATCCGAATTGGCTGAAGGTGAAAAGGTTGACGAGCGATACCGTCCCAATTATGGCCACCAAGCAG GTCAATTACAGAGCAGTACAGTTTATCAACAACAGAGCAGCAGCCATCAGCAGCAAAGTAGCAGTCTGACCATGCAGCAACAGCTTGGCCACCAAAACGCTGGCTACCACGCCAACAACGCTGCCGGTG GATTTGGCGGAAGTGGTTACCACACTCCGGGAGCCAGTGCCGGATACGGGCAAAACATCAACCACGGCGGAA CTTTCGGTGGTAACGCGGGATACGGTCACAGCGGCTACGGCAATACCGGCCACGGCAATACCAGCCATGGCAGCACAGGCTACGGTACGGGTTCCGGAATAAACACGGGTTACGGATCGAACGCGGGTTATGCAACCAATACCGGCTTTGGAACGAACACTGGATATGGAACTAACGCTGGATACGGAACTAACGTTGGCTACGGAACGAACACTGGATACGGAACAAATACTGGATACGGAACAAATACTGGAATCAATACTGGATACGGCAACACCGGATATGGAACGAACACTGGATACGGAACGAACACTGGATACAATACGGGACTGTACGGGAACAACGTTGGCGGAGGACATGTCGCGTATGGAAACTCGGGATACAACAGCCTTAGCATTG AAAGTGGTTACGGCAGCAATTACCTAGGATGGCGTGAAGGACAAAAGTCCAACGGCACTGTGGTCGCCGAGCCCGGCGTTGCTCCCTCTGTCGATTCCAGTCCGGCCAGCGGCGGCGAAATCGACTTTGCCAACCAACAGGAATAA